One Cedecea neteri DNA segment encodes these proteins:
- the fhuB gene encoding Fe(3+)-hydroxamate ABC transporter permease FhuB, with product MRIILLLLCAFTLFLTGYNFQQMLPADLWWRAITLPQVTDVSQMLFHYSLLPRTTLALLTGAGLALAGCLFQHILRNPLAEPATLGVAAGAQLGLTLATLFLAGAGETGKQLAALAGAMAVGSIVLGAAWGKRMSPVTLILAGLVLGLYCGAVKSFLVLFNHERLQNLFIWSSGMLNQYDWAGVEFLWPRLLAVLVLIVLMIRPLGMLALDDTVLRGLGMKLALVRVGGLFLALLLSSMLVSVVGVIGFIGLFAPVLAGMFGVRRLLPKLLASMATGALLLLLSDQLVIWVGSYWQELPTGAVTALVGAPLMLWLLPRLRHQRLAASDDTSTVAERRLSLVTVLLITAGLALVALMTLGVGRESSGWFIGIQEMWQWRWPRVLSALAAGAMLAAAGTLVQKMTGNPMASPEVLGVSSGAACAIVLLIFLVPGDVSAWQLPAGFAGAALTLLAMLVLARTGLAPGRLLLTGVALSTVFATLLTLYLASGDPRSGSVLTWLSGSTWKVTGQQALVSGGMALALIGLTPLVRRWLAILPLGGESAQALGVALSRSRISILVLAAGLVAAATLCVGPLSFVGLMAPHMARMLGFRRAMPQLLVAIAIGAGLMLLADWLGRSLIFPFQIPAGLLATLCGAPYFIWLLRKA from the coding sequence ATGCGCATAATCCTGCTGCTACTCTGTGCCTTCACGCTGTTTTTGACCGGCTATAACTTCCAGCAAATGCTGCCCGCCGATCTCTGGTGGAGAGCGATAACGCTGCCTCAAGTTACCGATGTTTCGCAGATGCTGTTTCACTACAGCCTGCTGCCGCGAACCACGCTTGCGCTGCTTACCGGCGCCGGTCTGGCGCTGGCCGGTTGTCTGTTTCAGCATATTCTGCGCAACCCTCTGGCCGAACCTGCCACCCTTGGCGTTGCGGCCGGGGCGCAGCTGGGGCTGACGCTTGCAACGCTGTTTTTGGCGGGAGCGGGGGAAACCGGCAAACAGCTTGCGGCGCTGGCAGGTGCCATGGCCGTAGGCAGTATTGTGCTCGGGGCTGCCTGGGGGAAACGTATGTCGCCGGTTACGCTGATCCTTGCCGGACTTGTGCTGGGACTGTATTGCGGGGCAGTGAAAAGTTTCCTTGTACTGTTCAACCATGAACGCCTGCAAAACCTGTTTATCTGGAGCAGCGGGATGCTGAACCAGTACGACTGGGCTGGCGTGGAGTTTCTCTGGCCAAGGCTGCTGGCCGTGCTGGTGCTCATCGTCTTGATGATTCGCCCGCTGGGCATGCTGGCCCTGGATGACACCGTATTACGTGGGCTGGGGATGAAGCTGGCCTTAGTGCGAGTGGGCGGTCTATTTTTGGCGCTGCTGTTGAGTTCGATGCTGGTCAGCGTGGTGGGGGTGATCGGGTTTATTGGCCTGTTTGCTCCGGTCCTGGCCGGGATGTTTGGCGTAAGGCGCCTGTTGCCCAAGCTTTTGGCTTCGATGGCGACAGGGGCATTGTTGCTGTTACTGAGCGATCAACTGGTTATTTGGGTGGGAAGCTATTGGCAAGAGTTGCCAACCGGCGCCGTGACGGCGCTGGTGGGGGCACCGTTAATGCTGTGGTTGTTGCCTCGGTTGCGCCATCAGCGTCTGGCGGCTTCTGATGATACTAGTACGGTTGCGGAACGCAGACTGTCTCTCGTTACTGTATTACTGATTACTGCGGGGTTGGCGCTGGTGGCTTTAATGACGCTAGGCGTTGGGCGGGAAAGCTCAGGCTGGTTTATCGGTATACAAGAAATGTGGCAGTGGCGCTGGCCGAGAGTGCTGTCGGCGCTTGCCGCAGGTGCAATGCTCGCGGCGGCGGGTACGCTGGTGCAAAAAATGACCGGCAATCCGATGGCCAGCCCTGAGGTGCTGGGCGTGAGTTCCGGCGCGGCCTGCGCCATCGTGTTATTGATATTTCTCGTCCCCGGCGACGTCAGCGCCTGGCAACTGCCAGCAGGCTTTGCCGGTGCGGCACTCACGCTGCTGGCGATGCTCGTTTTAGCCCGCACCGGGCTTGCGCCAGGAAGGCTGTTACTGACCGGTGTGGCGCTAAGTACCGTCTTTGCCACGCTGCTCACGCTTTATCTGGCAAGCGGCGATCCGCGCAGCGGTTCGGTCCTGACGTGGTTATCGGGCTCCACCTGGAAAGTGACCGGGCAGCAGGCACTGGTGAGCGGGGGGATGGCGCTGGCGCTGATTGGGCTTACGCCATTGGTACGTCGCTGGCTCGCAATACTGCCGTTGGGCGGTGAATCTGCTCAGGCGCTGGGCGTAGCCCTGAGCCGATCGCGCATCAGTATTCTGGTGCTGGCTGCCGGGTTAGTCGCTGCAGCAACGCTCTGCGTGGGGCCGCTAAGTTTTGTTGGTTTGATGGCACCCCACATGGCGAGAATGCTCGGCTTCCGCCGTGCGATGCCTCAGCTTCTTGTGGCGATAGCTATTGGGGCCGGACTGATGCTTTTGGCCGACTGGCTGGGCCGAAGCCTTATCTTCCCGTTCCAGATCCCGGCGGGATTGTTAGCCACGTTGTGTGGTGCGCCGTACTTTATCTGGCTATTACGCAAAGCGTGA